CTGGTGGGCAAAGGCGTGCACGTCGCCACCGTCAACGATTATCTCGCCAAGCGCGACTCCGACATTATGACGCCCTTGTTTGAGCGTCTTGGGCTGAGCGTCGGCGTGCTCCAACAGAAGATGGACGATGAAAGCCGCCGCGTGCAGTATCGCCGCGACATCACCTATGGCACCGCCTCCGAATTCGGCTTCGACTTCCTCCGCGACCGACTCAAACTGCGCGGCGGGCAGATGAACCAGACGCCGTTCTGGAACGCCTGGCTGGGCCATGGTGCCCCGGCTGCGGCTGATCCGCGAGTCCAACGCGAACTCCACTATGCGATTGTCGACGAAGCGGACAGTATTTTCATCGATGAAGCCCGAACGCCGCTCATCATCAGCAACCCGACTCGCCCCGCAACTCCTGAAGAGTCTGTGGTTTACGTCTGGGCCGACAAAGTCGCCAAACAGATGCAGCCGGATGTGCATTTCACGCTGAATCTGAAGAAAGACAAAATCGAACTGACCGAGGCGGGCAAGCAGCTCATTCGATACTCGAATGCTCCGGCAGGCGAACATTCACACGCCATGGATAAGCTGCATGAGCAGATCGAAAAGTCGCTGCATGCGCACTTCCGATTTACGCTCGATCACCATTATATGATTATCGAAAAGAAGGTGGTGATCGTCGATGAATCGACGGGCCGCCCGATGCCGGATCGCCAATGGCGGGATGGCCTGCACCAAGCCGTGGAAGCCAAAGAAGGCGTGCCCATCACCATGGCCGCTTCGCACGCCGCCCAGATCACCTATCAGAATTTCTTCAAATTGTATGCCAAACTTGCGGGCATGTCAGGGACATTGATGCCCAACTTCAAGGAGATGCGCCGCGTTTACAAACGCTGGGTGACGAAGGTGCCGACGAATAAGCCGGTCATCCGCACCCAGGAATTGGACGCCGTCTTCCCCACCGAAGATGCCAAGTTTGATGCAATCGTGCAGGCAGTCAGCGACATTTGTAAAACGGGGCGTCCCATCTTGATCGGGACGCGGTCGGTCGAAAAGTCCGAGCGATTGTCCGCCAAACTGACAGCAGCCGGAATTGAGCATCTGGTGCTAAACGCTCGTCAGAACGAGCAAGAAGCTCAGATTATCAGCCGCGCGGGCCAAATGAACGCCGTCACGGTGGCCACCAACATGGCCGGTCGTGGGACCGACATCAAATTGGGGGCCGGTGTCGCGGAATTGGGTGGCCTGCATGTCATTGGTACGGAACGCCACGAAGCGATGCGAGTCGATCGCCAGCTTCTCGGTCGGGCCGGTCGGCAAGGTGATCCCGGTAGCGGACAATTCTTCCTATCACTGGAAGATCAACTGCTGGAATCACTTGGGTTAAATCGGCAAGCAGCGCTCGTGGAGTTGGGACGCCGCGGCGGCAACCGAGACTGGAACGCCTTCCGCAAGCTGTTCCACTTGGCCCAACGCAAACTCGAACGCAAGCATTATCGTCAGCGATTGGACTTGATGTTCCACGACCGGTTCCGCCAAGAGATGCTGGCCGACTTGGGAGCCGATCCATTCGTCGATTAAGCTGGCGGTGGATCGTGTTCCAAGACGAAGTCGGCATCCTTGGGCAGGTATTCGAGTGAATCCGATCGGAACGATTGCACCACACAGCGGTTACGGCCGGATTCTTTCGCTTCTCGAAGTGCCAGCGCGGCTTGATGCCGAACCGCCTCAAAGCCGATAAATGCCTCACCGGTAATCACCACCAGCCCTAAACTGATGGTGATCCGAATGATTTCGCCGTTGAAGCTGGTGCTTGCCTCGGCCACCGCGTTGCGAAGCCACTCGCCGATGGTCCGGGCTGCCTCGTCGTCTGCTTCGGGCGCGAGCAACAAGAATTCTTCGCCACCCACCCGCCCAATGCTATCGATGGGGCGGATTAGCGAGGACAACAATTGAGCAAGCCAAATGAGCAGATGATCGCCACCGGAATGGAGATAGCGGGAATTGACGCGTTTGAAATGATCGATGTCGATCAGCCCCAACACCATGGGCGTCTGCGTGCGAGCGCGACGCAGCAGCTCCGCTCGGGCCAATCGATCGGTGCCTCGGCGATTCGGCAGATTCGTCAGCACATCGGTCAATGCCATCTTCTGCAAAAGGATATTGCGTTGTTGCAACTGACGATTGGCCAACTCCAGTTCCAACGTGCGATCTTGGACCCGTTGTTCCAATTCCAGATTGACCCGTCGCAGCTCGGCGAGCAGTTGTTCGTGACTTTGTTCGAGCATCAATTCGCGGGTGGCCGATCGCAGGGTTTGCCGCAACAGTTCCACCCGCAACGGTTTGAGCAGAAATCGACTCACCTGGGCTTCGTTAATGGCCGCAACCGCATCCTCGAGTTGCGCGGCCCCCGACATGAGAATGCGCACGATGCGCGGCGTGTGGCGTGCCGCCCATTCCAACAGTTGCACCCCGGTCATTCGCGGCATGCGCTGATCGACCAGCAACACGTGCACCGGTTGAGTTCCCAGAATCCGAATGGCATCTTCCGGATGACGAGCCAGCAGGATGTCGTATTCGTCCTGCAAGGCGACGGAAATAATCTGCAAGATCGCAGGCTCATCATCCACAATCAGGAGTGTCAAGCGTTGGACGTTCACCAGAGACCCCCGTCGCGTCGACAGACTTTCGATCATCATCACATGGACGAGTTAACCGGATTGTAGCACTCAAACGTGTCGACAAGAGGCGAAACGGCCAAAAAAACAATCCAAATTGAATTTCCAGTGTCTTTTTTCTTGGAAAAATAGTCCGGTTTGAGCGTATTTCATCGCAAGGCCAGGGTTGACACGCGGAATTTTTCACGAAGGTCTTGAAGCGCAGGCCATGAAGGCTTTACAATCAATGATCTGAATGGGGGGTTCCGGAGCCGTATGGCTCAGCGACGAGGATGTTCAGCGTCGCGCGTGTTCAATTCAGGGACGAGTTGACTGTCTGCTGTGGCATTCTCACAGAGACGGGTTGCGGAACGAGTGAATCAGAATTCGGAGTCTCATCCCAAATTGGGCTCCTTCGAGTTTCGATTCGTACCATCGCCGTCGAAGGATCTCGACGCAGCCGCCGATCCCCAGTCGAACCGGCAAACTTGCTTGAACCGAGCTCACCGTTTGGGGAAGGATTGCTATGAAGTCTGTGAGGAGAAAGCGGCACGCCAGTGCCAAATTGGCCACGGATGCCCCGCTAACGACCTTCTCTTCCGACCTGCTAACCCCGGAGGAAGAACGCGAACTACTCACCAGCTTCTGGGACTGTAAGTCCGAACTGGTCCGCGTTCTCATTCGGCATTTCCCCCGGTTGCGACCGCACCGGCCCCCTCTTGAACCGTGGCCCATGGCCCAGTTCATTCGGGAACATTGCGAAGAAGGCGAAGTCCTCGACGTTGCTTCCATCACGCGATTACACGATCGTTACGTCCACTATAAGCACCGTCTCGCCTCGGCGAATATCCGTCTCGCCGCCCACGTTGCCAAACGCTTCCGCCATCACTCGCTCAGCTACGCCGATCTCCTGCAAGAAGCCGTTTGCGGGCTCATGCAAGCCATCGATCGCTTCGATGTCTCCCATGGCACCCGTCTTGCGACCTATGCCACCTGGTGGATTCGCCAAACGCTGCAAATCGCAGTCGCTCGCCAAAGCCATCTGGTCAGCCTCTCGCCGCACCACCTGCAAGAACTCGGCCTGCTCCAGCAAGAATCCGAAGCCCTGGCCCACGGCGGAAAGCATCTGCCCAGCCCCCAGGAATTGGCCACCCGCACCGGCTCCAGCTTAGAGCACCTCACCCACCTGCAAACCGCGACCCGGACCCCCGTTTCGCTCAATGCAGTCCTGGATGATGACAGCGATTTCAAGCTCACCGAAGCCATGCCGGATACCCAAAGCCAGACGCTCCAACAAAACAATGAGCGTCAAGAAGCCCTGCGGTTCCTGATGGAAAATCTGCGTCCCCGCGAACGCAAAGTCTTGGATCTGCGATTCGGATTAACCGGCAACGGCACGCACAGCCTGCGCCAAATCGGACACCTTCTGCGCATCAGCAAAGAACGCGTCCGACAAATCCAGAACCGCGCACTCGAAAAACTCCGCGCCTCCGCCGATCGCGTGGGCTGGGAACCGAGCCTGCTCTTGGAATAATTCCAAGTCAGACTCATCGAATCATCACTTGGCCCTGGTGGCGTTGCACTCCTCGCAGCGCCACCAGGGCCGTTTCGTTCCCTCAAGCATCCAGCCATTCTGGGAATGCACGCGAATCACACGCTTGCGCCGCCACAACGATTCTGCCAAACCGCCAATCCTCACACGATCCCCAGATTCATTCCACTTCAACCACTGCCAGCGAGACGACGATCACCAATCGATTCCCGCAGCATACCGCGCATTTCGACACCCGGAAAACGAACAACGCTCTCAGGAATCTCCCAAGAGCGTTGGACATTCACAATCGAACGATCTCAACCCCACCCCATCGACGAATTCGACTCGACCTTCCGCAGACTCAGGACCGGTCACTGAAACGAACATCCGGCCAAACCGCCGAGTCGATGGGTTAATTCGACTTGGTGATGAGCAGCAAGACGCCGCCGGTGACGAGGGCGGAGAGTGTGACGGCTGCGATGAGCAGGAGCACCAGCGTCTTGGTGGTGATTCCACCCGATGTTGGTCTGACCATCGTCGGCTCGACCGTTGGGGTGGTCGGCAGTCCCTGGCTGGGAGTTGGCTCGGAAGGTTTCTCGGTGATGGTACTCGGCGAATCGCCCACCGACGACGCACGAGGCAGGAGTCGCAGCATTGAGGCGGTGGAATTCGGTGCGGGGGTGCGCAGATTGCTGGTCGAAGAGAGGCCCGTTTTGTTCCGACTCGGAATAAAGGAATCGAAATCGCTCAAAACCGGCGACGTTTGTTCGACCATCGGCACCAATTCCGCCAGAATGTCTGCCGGTGTTTGGAAGCGATCGGCGGGCGATTTCTTCATCATCTTCACCAGCACCGCCGCGAGTGTCGGCGGCACATCGGAGCGAATCTGCTGAATCGGCGTCGGCTCTTTCGTTTGGTGGCTGATGAGCTTTTGGGCCAAACTTCCGGTCGGGAATGGTGGATGCCCGGCGAGCAGATAATACAGCGTGGCCCCGAGCGCGTACACGTCCGAACGAATATCCACATCCGATGAGCTAATTGCCTGTTCGGGCGACAGAAAGTCTGCCGTGCCAAGCACTTGCTTCTGATCGTGCTTCTGGGTGATGCCTTCGGTGCTGCTTCCCAGCAGTCGGGCCAAGCCGAGGTCCAGCAGTTTGATGGTGCCGGAGCGATCGACCAGCAGATTGTTCGGCTTAATGTCTCGGTGAACCCAACCACCTTCGTAGGCGTGTTGGAGCCCCCAGGCGGCTTGGGCCACATAATGCGCGGCGACCAGCGGCGGAAGTGGGCCGCGTTGTTGCACCAAATCGTAGAGATTCAACCCTTCGACATATTCCAGAACAAGCGCGTATAGCTGATCGATCTTCTCCAAGTCGTAGGCCCGCACGACGTTGGGGTGATCGAGCCGCGCCAGGGCGCGGGCTTCGCGGAAGAATCGTTGAACGGCGGTGGGGTGGTTGAGCAACGAGTTGGGCAGCACTTTGAGGGCCACCCGCCGACGCATGTGAATATGTTCACACAAATAAACAGTGCCCATTCCGCCCGATCCGATGAGGTCGAGCAGCCGATACTTGCCGTTGAGAACGAGGTTCCGCCACTTGCCTTGAAGCAGGAAGCGGGATTGGAATTTGGTGAGCAGTCCTGCCGCAACCATTTGGTCGGCAAGCTTCTTCGGCTCCGCAGGGATTCCCTGGGAGAGCTGAAGCGAATTCACAAATTCATCCAGCGGTTCCAGATCCACGGCCCCGCTTTTGCGGAGGAGGGAAAGGAGATCATCGCTGGTGGTGACAACTGCCATCACCCACCTCGTTTTCGCAGGTATGTTCGCTTGGACTTCTCGGAACGACGCGGGTTTCCGAGAATCGGCCAGCCTCGGCGAAGGACTGCGATGGATTGTCGTCGGGAGAACGGGAACGGTCCTTGAATTTCGTCAAGGACGGAAAATTCTCCTGTTATCCTACTCAAGAACCGGTAAATTCGGCAAGATCGCTG
This DNA window, taken from Tuwongella immobilis, encodes the following:
- a CDS encoding diguanylate cyclase, translating into MNVQRLTLLIVDDEPAILQIISVALQDEYDILLARHPEDAIRILGTQPVHVLLVDQRMPRMTGVQLLEWAARHTPRIVRILMSGAAQLEDAVAAINEAQVSRFLLKPLRVELLRQTLRSATRELMLEQSHEQLLAELRRVNLELEQRVQDRTLELELANRQLQQRNILLQKMALTDVLTNLPNRRGTDRLARAELLRRARTQTPMVLGLIDIDHFKRVNSRYLHSGGDHLLIWLAQLLSSLIRPIDSIGRVGGEEFLLLAPEADDEAARTIGEWLRNAVAEASTSFNGEIIRITISLGLVVITGEAFIGFEAVRHQAALALREAKESGRNRCVVQSFRSDSLEYLPKDADFVLEHDPPPA
- a CDS encoding preprotein translocase subunit SecA, which encodes MNIAVEAEVLNDLSEARLAPPVATDSGRLGPLWMNQLRSVTSMPWKRRLAKAAVLIPQIRYWEQQYGKISDAEIRRTANALRGRARGGEKLTKLVPEAFGLGCVAVWRTMGYQPFDVQLAAGIIMHEGGLVELATGEGKTLTATMPTFLNALVGKGVHVATVNDYLAKRDSDIMTPLFERLGLSVGVLQQKMDDESRRVQYRRDITYGTASEFGFDFLRDRLKLRGGQMNQTPFWNAWLGHGAPAAADPRVQRELHYAIVDEADSIFIDEARTPLIISNPTRPATPEESVVYVWADKVAKQMQPDVHFTLNLKKDKIELTEAGKQLIRYSNAPAGEHSHAMDKLHEQIEKSLHAHFRFTLDHHYMIIEKKVVIVDESTGRPMPDRQWRDGLHQAVEAKEGVPITMAASHAAQITYQNFFKLYAKLAGMSGTLMPNFKEMRRVYKRWVTKVPTNKPVIRTQELDAVFPTEDAKFDAIVQAVSDICKTGRPILIGTRSVEKSERLSAKLTAAGIEHLVLNARQNEQEAQIISRAGQMNAVTVATNMAGRGTDIKLGAGVAELGGLHVIGTERHEAMRVDRQLLGRAGRQGDPGSGQFFLSLEDQLLESLGLNRQAALVELGRRGGNRDWNAFRKLFHLAQRKLERKHYRQRLDLMFHDRFRQEMLADLGADPFVD
- a CDS encoding sigma-70 family RNA polymerase sigma factor → MKSVRRKRHASAKLATDAPLTTFSSDLLTPEEERELLTSFWDCKSELVRVLIRHFPRLRPHRPPLEPWPMAQFIREHCEEGEVLDVASITRLHDRYVHYKHRLASANIRLAAHVAKRFRHHSLSYADLLQEAVCGLMQAIDRFDVSHGTRLATYATWWIRQTLQIAVARQSHLVSLSPHHLQELGLLQQESEALAHGGKHLPSPQELATRTGSSLEHLTHLQTATRTPVSLNAVLDDDSDFKLTEAMPDTQSQTLQQNNERQEALRFLMENLRPRERKVLDLRFGLTGNGTHSLRQIGHLLRISKERVRQIQNRALEKLRASADRVGWEPSLLLE
- a CDS encoding serine/threonine protein kinase, with product MAVVTTSDDLLSLLRKSGAVDLEPLDEFVNSLQLSQGIPAEPKKLADQMVAAGLLTKFQSRFLLQGKWRNLVLNGKYRLLDLIGSGGMGTVYLCEHIHMRRRVALKVLPNSLLNHPTAVQRFFREARALARLDHPNVVRAYDLEKIDQLYALVLEYVEGLNLYDLVQQRGPLPPLVAAHYVAQAAWGLQHAYEGGWVHRDIKPNNLLVDRSGTIKLLDLGLARLLGSSTEGITQKHDQKQVLGTADFLSPEQAISSSDVDIRSDVYALGATLYYLLAGHPPFPTGSLAQKLISHQTKEPTPIQQIRSDVPPTLAAVLVKMMKKSPADRFQTPADILAELVPMVEQTSPVLSDFDSFIPSRNKTGLSSTSNLRTPAPNSTASMLRLLPRASSVGDSPSTITEKPSEPTPSQGLPTTPTVEPTMVRPTSGGITTKTLVLLLIAAVTLSALVTGGVLLLITKSN